Proteins from one Blattabacterium cuenoti genomic window:
- a CDS encoding serine O-acetyltransferase, with the protein MLDFVSTVFENNKKRDPFPSKKKIEEFVESFFNFLFTPDRYVLQNISSFQDRYNELKYFLYEIFLELNIDKKNSECFSRKFFKEVPNIYQTLIIDANAILESDPAATVVEEIFLSYPGFFSTVLYRIAHQLWIQNIPIIPRLITEYAHSKTGVDIHASARIGKSFAIDHGTGIVIGSSTKIGNEVKIYQGVTLGAIYVDKKLSNQKRHPTIEDKVTIYSGATILGGKTIVGHDSVIGGNVWLTQSIPPFSIVYQKNEVRMRNNSPFPDPINFMI; encoded by the coding sequence ATGTTAGACTTTGTAAGTACTGTATTTGAAAATAATAAAAAACGAGATCCTTTTCCTAGCAAGAAAAAAATTGAAGAATTTGTGGAATCTTTTTTTAATTTTTTATTTACTCCTGATCGGTATGTTTTACAAAATATATCTTCATTTCAAGATAGGTACAATGAATTAAAATATTTTTTGTATGAAATATTTCTTGAATTAAATATTGATAAAAAAAATTCCGAATGCTTTTCTAGAAAATTTTTTAAAGAAGTTCCCAATATTTATCAAACATTAATAATAGATGCTAATGCTATATTAGAATCAGACCCTGCTGCAACTGTTGTAGAAGAAATTTTTCTTTCTTATCCTGGTTTTTTTTCTACTGTATTATACAGAATAGCTCATCAATTATGGATTCAAAATATTCCAATTATCCCAAGATTGATTACGGAATATGCACATAGTAAAACAGGAGTGGATATTCATGCTTCTGCAAGAATAGGAAAATCTTTTGCAATTGATCATGGAACGGGAATAGTTATAGGTTCCAGTACAAAAATAGGAAATGAAGTAAAAATATATCAAGGAGTTACTTTAGGTGCTATTTATGTAGATAAAAAATTATCTAATCAAAAACGTCATCCTACTATAGAAGACAAAGTAACTATATATTCTGGAGCTACTATTTTAGGAGGAAAAACTATAGTAGGTCATGATAGTGTTATAGGAGGAAATGTTTGGTTAACTCAAAGTATTCCACCTTTTTCCATAGTATATCAAAAAAATGAAGTAAGAATGAGAAATAATAGTCCTTTTCCTGATCCTATTAATTTTATGATATAA
- a CDS encoding AMP-binding protein, with amino-acid sequence MIHISFQILRYFNNKKMWIDFSSKKTLNDSYDSLSKENKNFYWKNSIFSFLRNWFDNESLVTIYTSGTTGVPKKIFLKKKYMFERAIKTVEFLNLREKGLKGFLCLSTDFIAARMFLVRAIIFKWKIYCVEPSSNPLKNVKKFFDIASMVPMQVFYSFQYLKYIKILLIGGASISNILEKKLKNIATVCYSTYGMTETLGHIAIRKINGLNKSIFYKSFHDIHLSVDKRDCLKIFSSSCINYSIQTNDIVSMKESDKFYWIGRYDNVINSGGIKIIPELIERNISSFIPIYKRFFISSIPDKIFGERIVLIIEGDPFQFELSNIIFSGKNKFYKPKDIFFVPHFIENSLGKFNRKAIMKELIKNNVIIEKQKK; translated from the coding sequence ATGATCCATATTTCATTTCAAATATTAAGATATTTTAATAATAAAAAAATGTGGATAGATTTTTCTTCTAAAAAAACACTGAATGATTCTTATGATTCCCTTAGTAAGGAAAATAAAAATTTTTATTGGAAGAATTCTATTTTCTCTTTTTTAAGAAATTGGTTTGATAACGAATCCTTGGTAACCATATATACTTCTGGAACGACAGGTGTTCCTAAAAAAATTTTTTTGAAAAAAAAATATATGTTTGAAAGAGCAATAAAAACAGTAGAATTCTTGAATTTAAGAGAAAAAGGATTAAAAGGTTTTTTATGTCTTTCTACAGATTTTATAGCTGCTAGAATGTTTTTAGTTCGTGCTATTATTTTTAAATGGAAAATTTATTGTGTAGAACCATCATCTAACCCATTAAAAAATGTTAAAAAATTTTTTGACATTGCATCAATGGTTCCTATGCAAGTCTTTTATAGCTTTCAATATTTAAAGTATATTAAAATTTTATTGATAGGAGGGGCTTCTATTTCCAATATTTTGGAGAAAAAATTGAAAAATATTGCAACTGTTTGTTATTCTACTTACGGAATGACAGAAACTTTAGGACATATAGCTATAAGAAAAATCAATGGATTAAATAAATCTATATTTTATAAATCATTTCATGATATTCATTTAAGTGTAGATAAAAGAGATTGTTTGAAGATATTTTCTTCATCTTGTATAAATTATTCAATACAGACAAATGATATTGTATCTATGAAAGAAAGTGATAAATTTTATTGGATCGGAAGATATGATAATGTTATTAATAGCGGAGGAATTAAAATTATTCCTGAATTGATAGAGAGGAATATAAGTTCTTTTATTCCTATTTACAAACGATTTTTTATATCTTCTATTCCAGATAAAATTTTTGGAGAAAGGATAGTATTAATTATTGAAGGAGATCCTTTTCAATTTGAACTTTCAAACATTATTTTTAGTGGAAAAAATAAATTTTATAAACCAAAAGATATTTTTTTCGTTCCTCATTTTATAGAGAACTCACTCGGAAAATTTAATAGAAAAGCTATAATGAAGGAACTTATTAAAAATAATGTAATCATAGAAAAACAAAAGAAATGA
- a CDS encoding metal-dependent hydrolase: MKITFFTHNTFLLEVNEKNLLIDPFFSGNPFFNNRNYLKCIDFYLKKVDYILLTHAHYDHVCDVEFFSQKFSNVLVISNYEISNYFEKRGIKTYGMNYGSFISFPFGKLKYVFSAHSSVFSDGTYGGNPGGFLLHTNKGNLYISGDTSLMNEMKIIPIFGSLKISILPIGGRYTMDVEEAILASDFLKCKRILGVHYDTFEEIKIDKNESKKKFSEKGKELILLKMGESIYV; this comes from the coding sequence ATGAAAATAACTTTTTTCACTCATAATACATTTTTGTTAGAAGTAAATGAAAAGAATTTATTGATAGATCCCTTTTTTTCTGGAAATCCTTTTTTCAATAATAGGAATTATTTAAAATGTATTGATTTTTATTTAAAAAAAGTAGATTATATATTGCTAACTCATGCGCATTATGATCATGTATGCGATGTTGAATTTTTTTCACAAAAATTCAGTAATGTTTTAGTTATATCTAATTATGAAATTTCTAATTATTTTGAAAAAAGAGGAATAAAGACATATGGAATGAATTATGGATCTTTCATTTCTTTTCCTTTCGGAAAATTAAAATATGTTTTTTCTGCTCATTCCAGTGTTTTTTCCGATGGAACTTATGGAGGAAACCCTGGAGGATTTTTATTACATACAAATAAAGGAAATTTGTATATATCAGGTGATACATCATTAATGAATGAAATGAAGATTATTCCTATTTTTGGATCATTAAAAATTTCTATTTTACCGATAGGAGGGAGATATACAATGGATGTAGAGGAAGCTATTCTTGCATCAGATTTTTTAAAGTGTAAAAGAATATTAGGGGTCCATTATGATACTTTTGAGGAAATTAAAATAGATAAAAACGAATCTAAAAAAAAGTTTTCTGAAAAAGGAAAAGAACTGATTTTATTAAAAATGGGGGAATCTATATATGTTTAG
- the cysK gene encoding cysteine synthase A, whose translation MKFDSILNTIGNTPHVHLHRLFPNHQVWIKLERTNPGGSIKDRIALSMIEDAEKKKIICKGDVIIEPTSGNTGIGLAMVCAVKGYRLILVMPKSMSIERRKLFSIFGAEFVLTSREKGMKGAIQKAEELVSSIPNSWMPKQFDNVSNVNIHMTTTAREIINSFPEGIDYFITGVGTGGHITGIGDVLKNKFKNIKIFSVEPVESPVIFGGDPNPHSLQGLGAGFIPSILNVKILDGTFLVSKEDAFIYVRKIAKKEGILVGISTGAVLSAIDKQLSKFSEKSVILTFNYDTGERYLSVENLF comes from the coding sequence ATGAAATTTGATAGTATTTTAAACACTATTGGAAATACACCTCATGTTCATCTTCATAGGTTGTTTCCAAATCATCAAGTTTGGATAAAATTGGAAAGGACTAATCCAGGGGGAAGTATCAAAGACAGAATAGCTCTATCTATGATAGAAGATGCTGAAAAAAAGAAAATAATCTGTAAAGGAGATGTAATAATAGAACCTACTTCTGGAAATACAGGAATAGGATTAGCTATGGTTTGTGCAGTGAAGGGTTATCGTTTGATATTAGTTATGCCAAAGTCTATGAGTATTGAAAGGAGAAAGTTATTTTCTATTTTTGGAGCAGAATTTGTTTTAACTTCAAGAGAAAAAGGAATGAAAGGTGCTATTCAAAAGGCAGAAGAACTTGTTTCTTCTATTCCTAATTCATGGATGCCTAAACAATTTGATAACGTATCCAATGTTAATATTCACATGACTACGACTGCAAGAGAAATTATAAATTCTTTTCCTGAAGGAATAGATTATTTTATTACTGGAGTTGGAACTGGAGGACATATAACCGGAATAGGAGATGTTTTAAAAAATAAATTTAAAAATATAAAAATTTTTTCTGTAGAACCAGTAGAATCTCCAGTCATATTTGGTGGAGATCCAAATCCTCATTCTTTACAAGGTTTAGGTGCAGGTTTTATTCCTTCTATTTTAAATGTGAAAATACTAGATGGTACTTTTTTAGTTTCTAAAGAAGATGCATTTATTTATGTTCGTAAAATAGCAAAAAAAGAAGGAATTCTTGTTGGAATCTCTACGGGAGCAGTTTTATCAGCTATAGATAAACAATTATCAAAGTTTTCGGAAAAATCTGTAATATTAACATTTAATTATGATACTGGAGAAAGATATCTTTCAGTTGAAAATCTTTTTTGA
- a CDS encoding DNA-directed RNA polymerase subunit alpha: MSILDFVKPDRIAISELSESKGVFHLKPLEPGYGITLGNSLRRVLLGSLKGFAVTFIRIKGVQYEFSTIEGVVEDVTEIVLNFKKIRLKRKIAGTHKETVKACINHGKKVTGGILNKFISGFQILNKDLVICNKDESVSLEINFIIEEGRGYVPAEENKKNNDDLIGTIPIDSIYTPIRNVKYTIENCRVGQKTDFENLSIEIKTDGSICPKSALMEASKILIQYFSIFSYEKIGKEKQEKINKDKKYDEEFLRMRTLLKSKLNDMDLSVRTKNCLKYASIETIADLVSCSRNNMLKMRNFGKKSLDELESKMKEKGLYFGMDMSDFK; encoded by the coding sequence ATGTCTATTTTAGATTTTGTTAAACCTGATAGAATTGCAATATCTGAATTGTCAGAGAGTAAAGGTGTTTTTCATTTAAAACCACTAGAACCTGGGTATGGAATTACTTTAGGTAATTCTTTAAGAAGAGTTCTATTGGGATCATTAAAAGGTTTTGCAGTTACTTTTATTAGGATTAAAGGAGTTCAGTATGAATTTTCAACTATAGAGGGTGTAGTTGAAGATGTCACTGAAATAGTATTAAATTTTAAAAAAATTCGTTTGAAAAGAAAAATTGCAGGAACTCATAAAGAAACAGTAAAAGCATGTATTAATCATGGAAAAAAAGTTACAGGAGGTATTTTAAACAAATTTATTTCCGGATTTCAAATTTTGAATAAAGACTTAGTTATTTGTAACAAGGATGAATCTGTTTCATTAGAAATCAATTTTATAATTGAAGAAGGAAGAGGTTATGTTCCAGCAGAAGAAAATAAAAAAAATAATGATGATTTAATTGGAACCATTCCTATAGACTCTATTTATACTCCTATCAGAAATGTTAAATATACAATAGAAAATTGTCGTGTTGGGCAAAAGACAGATTTTGAAAATCTCTCTATAGAAATTAAAACTGATGGGTCTATATGTCCAAAATCAGCTTTAATGGAAGCATCTAAAATATTAATACAATACTTCTCTATTTTTTCTTATGAAAAAATAGGAAAAGAGAAACAAGAAAAAATTAATAAGGATAAAAAATATGACGAAGAGTTTTTACGTATGCGGACTTTATTAAAATCTAAATTAAATGATATGGATTTATCTGTTCGTACAAAAAATTGTTTAAAATATGCATCTATAGAAACTATAGCAGATTTAGTAAGTTGTAGCAGAAATAATATGTTGAAAATGAGAAATTTTGGAAAAAAATCTTTAGATGAATTGGAAAGTAAAATGAAAGAAAAAGGATTATATTTTGGAATGGATATGTCAGATTTTAAATAA
- the menA gene encoding 1,4-dihydroxy-2-naphthoate octaprenyltransferase: protein MKLKYWIDAFRFHTLPLSFSGITLSFFISKSRMENVKFSTYILCLVTGLLLQILANISNDYGDSVTGVDNFKRIGPKRTVQCGFISFLEMKIAIFLFSIFSFLSGFYLLYKSISYKNIFVFLFCIAIIFFCIYSSIKYSIGPSPYGYVIGMGDFFVLIFFGFFSVGGSYFLYTHSLQIDMFLLSLSIGLLNVAVLNINNMRDMDNDYENGKYTMAGWLGMKKAKLYHTISILIAVLSGGIFIFFNKKSNMYQWASFILVVIFLIFHIKRIIFLEEKKSFNLELKRLIFIILLYGLSIGISNL, encoded by the coding sequence ATGAAATTAAAATATTGGATTGATGCATTTCGTTTTCATACTTTGCCCTTATCCTTTTCTGGAATAACTTTAAGTTTTTTTATATCTAAGTCTAGAATGGAAAATGTGAAGTTTTCTACATATATTTTATGTCTTGTTACAGGTTTATTATTGCAAATATTAGCTAACATTTCAAATGATTATGGAGATAGTGTTACAGGAGTAGATAATTTTAAAAGAATAGGTCCTAAAAGAACAGTTCAATGCGGTTTTATTTCATTTTTAGAAATGAAAATAGCTATTTTTTTATTTTCTATATTTTCTTTTTTATCAGGATTTTATTTACTTTATAAAAGTATTTCGTATAAAAATATTTTTGTCTTTTTGTTTTGTATTGCAATAATTTTTTTTTGCATTTATAGTTCTATAAAATATTCTATTGGACCTTCTCCTTATGGATATGTAATAGGAATGGGAGATTTTTTTGTTCTTATTTTTTTTGGTTTTTTTTCAGTTGGAGGAAGTTATTTTTTATATACACATAGTTTACAGATAGATATGTTTTTATTGTCATTATCTATAGGTTTATTGAATGTGGCTGTTTTAAATATTAATAATATGAGAGATATGGATAATGATTATGAGAATGGAAAGTATACTATGGCAGGATGGTTAGGAATGAAAAAAGCAAAGTTATATCATACGATATCCATATTAATTGCAGTTCTGTCAGGAGGAATTTTTATTTTTTTTAATAAAAAAAGTAATATGTACCAATGGGCTTCTTTTATTTTAGTTGTTATTTTTTTAATTTTTCATATTAAGAGAATCATTTTTTTAGAAGAAAAAAAATCATTCAATTTAGAGTTAAAAAGATTAATTTTTATTATTCTTTTATATGGATTAAGTATAGGAATTAGTAATTTATAA
- the menB gene encoding 1,4-dihydroxy-2-naphthoyl-CoA synthase yields MNSTVEWIPVKKYKDILFLFWKGISKIEINRPWCHNAFRVETVNEMMDAVDICKSRMDIDVLIITGSGRKSFCSGGDQKTRGLGGYLGKDGIPRLNILDFYKKIREIPKPVIAMVNGYAVGGGHVLHVVCDLTIASENAIFSQVGPKVGSFDGGFGCSYLARHIGQKKTREMWFLCKKYTAREALEMGLINKVVSIEKLEEKTIEWCKIIQKKSSMSLRMIKRCLNAELDGQHGLMQLAGDATLMFYLMEESQEGKKAFLEKRDPNFKKFKKFL; encoded by the coding sequence ATGAATTCTACCGTAGAATGGATTCCAGTCAAAAAATATAAAGATATTTTGTTTTTATTCTGGAAAGGTATTTCTAAAATAGAAATCAATAGACCATGGTGTCACAATGCGTTTCGTGTAGAAACGGTTAATGAAATGATGGATGCTGTGGATATATGTAAAAGTAGAATGGATATAGATGTTTTGATAATAACTGGATCTGGAAGAAAATCTTTTTGCTCCGGAGGGGATCAAAAAACAAGAGGATTAGGAGGTTATTTAGGAAAAGATGGTATTCCAAGATTGAATATATTAGATTTTTATAAAAAAATAAGAGAAATACCTAAACCTGTTATAGCTATGGTTAATGGTTATGCTGTAGGAGGAGGCCATGTTTTACATGTAGTTTGTGATTTAACTATTGCATCTGAAAATGCCATTTTTAGTCAAGTAGGGCCAAAAGTAGGTTCTTTTGATGGAGGTTTTGGATGTTCTTATTTAGCTCGTCATATTGGTCAGAAAAAAACAAGAGAAATGTGGTTTTTATGTAAAAAATATACAGCAAGAGAAGCATTAGAAATGGGATTGATCAATAAAGTTGTAAGTATAGAAAAGTTAGAAGAAAAGACTATAGAATGGTGTAAAATAATACAGAAAAAAAGTTCAATGTCTTTAAGAATGATAAAACGATGTTTAAATGCAGAATTAGATGGGCAACATGGATTAATGCAATTAGCTGGAGATGCTACTTTGATGTTTTATTTAATGGAAGAATCTCAGGAAGGAAAAAAAGCTTTTTTAGAAAAAAGAGACCCTAATTTTAAAAAATTTAAAAAATTTTTATGA
- the rplQ gene encoding 50S ribosomal protein L17 yields MNHRNKNNHLGRKYGHRKSILSNMASSLIKEKRVFTTLAKAKALKKYIEPIITKSKIDTVHSRRNVFSYLRDKKAVSELFKSIFDKVRIRPGGYTRIIKIGFKLGDQSIMSFMELVDFNEIYTSKKVIKSVRRSRRKTDKKMNDVVEEKQTKKINDVVEEKQTKKMNDVVEEKQTKKINDVVEEKQTKKMNDE; encoded by the coding sequence ATGAATCATAGGAATAAAAATAATCATTTAGGAAGAAAATATGGACATCGTAAATCTATACTCTCTAATATGGCTTCATCCTTAATTAAGGAAAAAAGAGTTTTCACTACTTTAGCCAAAGCGAAAGCCTTAAAAAAATATATTGAACCTATTATTACGAAATCTAAAATTGATACAGTTCATTCCAGAAGAAATGTTTTTTCTTATTTGAGAGATAAAAAAGCGGTTTCAGAATTATTTAAATCTATTTTTGATAAAGTTAGAATTCGTCCTGGTGGGTACACTAGAATTATAAAAATTGGATTTAAGCTTGGAGACCAATCAATTATGTCTTTTATGGAGTTAGTAGACTTTAATGAAATTTATACATCCAAAAAAGTAATAAAATCTGTTAGACGTAGTAGAAGAAAAACAGATAAAAAAATGAATGATGTAGTAGAAGAAAAACAGACAAAAAAAATAAATGATGTAGTAGAAGAAAAACAGACAAAAAAAATGAATGATGTAGTAGAAGAAAAACAGACAAAAAAAATAAATGATGTAGTAGAAGAAAAACAGACAAAAAAAATGAATGATGAGTAA
- a CDS encoding enolase C-terminal domain-like protein, whose protein sequence is MEKNNKVGIGECNPILDKFILNNLDKFKMELKDCLKKVISLKKTKICYYNKYISYSSIFFGLEQAFLGLKNKFHILYDSEFTHGKKGIFINDLIWLDFFKNKKKNNIIKKIEEKFFEGYSFIKMKISSNLFDYQYLILKNIQKKYPFVRIRIDANGCFKNTKKALYCLNKLYDLNIIDSVEQPIPSGNWKEMSRICKESKIPIALDEELYGINKLKDKKKLLNIIYPKYIVLKPSLNRGFSGSREWILEANKRKIKWWVSSSLESNIGLNAITQWTFMMEQKYGCKNEIVHGLNTGDLYINNWNSPLKVKKGSVWYDPYFISNIKIF, encoded by the coding sequence TTGGAAAAAAATAATAAAGTAGGGATAGGAGAATGTAATCCAATTTTGGATAAATTCATTTTAAATAATCTTGACAAATTTAAAATGGAATTAAAAGATTGTTTAAAAAAAGTAATTTCTTTAAAAAAGACAAAAATATGTTATTACAATAAATATATTTCATATTCGTCTATTTTTTTTGGATTAGAGCAGGCTTTTTTAGGTTTAAAAAACAAATTTCATATATTATATGATTCTGAATTCACTCATGGTAAAAAAGGTATTTTTATAAATGATTTAATATGGTTGGATTTTTTCAAAAACAAAAAGAAAAACAATATAATAAAAAAAATAGAGGAAAAATTTTTTGAAGGATATTCTTTTATAAAAATGAAAATTAGTTCTAATCTTTTTGATTATCAATATTTAATATTAAAAAATATTCAAAAAAAATATCCATTTGTAAGAATACGCATAGATGCAAATGGTTGTTTCAAAAATACTAAAAAAGCCTTATATTGTTTAAATAAACTTTATGATTTAAATATCATTGATTCAGTGGAACAACCTATCCCATCTGGGAACTGGAAAGAAATGTCAAGAATATGTAAGGAATCAAAAATTCCCATTGCATTAGATGAAGAATTATATGGAATTAATAAGTTGAAAGATAAAAAAAAATTATTAAATATTATTTATCCAAAATATATAGTTTTGAAACCTAGCTTAAATAGAGGATTTTCTGGATCTAGAGAATGGATATTAGAAGCTAATAAAAGAAAAATAAAATGGTGGGTTAGTTCTTCTTTGGAAAGTAATATCGGATTGAATGCTATTACTCAATGGACTTTTATGATGGAACAAAAATATGGATGTAAAAATGAGATTGTTCATGGATTGAATACAGGAGATTTATATATCAATAATTGGAATTCCCCTTTAAAAGTTAAAAAAGGTTCTGTTTGGTATGATCCATATTTCATTTCAAATATTAAGATATTTTAA
- a CDS encoding SLC13 family permease, giving the protein MVIIIFILGYLFITLENLFSLNKVIPAILMAVICWSLIILFNFPVYELVQNGQHLIIRKDPKDLLLYHLGKASEIIFFLIGAMSIISVIEKYSGFEALKELFYANTKRKFLWILSLVSFLLSAIIDNLTATIVLISLLRKTVPNYKERLYYLGLVIISANAGGVWSPIGDITTTMLWISNKVTTFFLIKKILVPSILCMFFSTLISSFLPIFDGSFQIKKNELSRDNLKRGFFMLKIGLFLMLLVPVFKTITGTPPYMGMMFSLGILLCIVKNYKSKSKSVLEDIFKKMDFSSILFFLGILLSVSSLEALGKLYDLSHWINETVYTWKITTFIFGFISSIIDNVPLVAATISMFSYPINHDLWHFIAYVSGTGGSILLIGSAAGVAAMGMEKIDFFWYLKKISWIALIGYISGFIFLLI; this is encoded by the coding sequence ATGGTAATTATAATTTTTATACTTGGATATTTATTTATTACTCTCGAAAACTTATTTTCTTTAAATAAAGTAATTCCAGCAATTTTAATGGCTGTAATTTGTTGGTCCTTAATTATTTTATTTAATTTCCCTGTTTATGAATTAGTTCAAAACGGTCAACATTTAATAATCAGAAAAGATCCAAAAGATTTATTATTATATCATTTAGGAAAAGCTTCTGAAATTATTTTTTTTCTTATTGGAGCTATGTCTATCATTTCTGTGATTGAAAAATATTCAGGATTTGAAGCTTTAAAAGAGTTGTTTTATGCAAACACAAAACGTAAATTTTTATGGATACTTAGTTTAGTTTCTTTTTTATTATCTGCAATAATAGACAATTTAACAGCAACTATAGTTTTGATTTCTCTTCTTAGAAAAACAGTTCCCAATTATAAAGAACGTTTATATTATTTAGGATTAGTTATTATATCTGCCAATGCAGGAGGAGTATGGTCTCCAATTGGAGATATAACTACTACAATGTTATGGATTTCAAATAAAGTAACTACTTTTTTTCTTATAAAAAAAATACTTGTTCCATCAATACTCTGCATGTTTTTTTCTACTTTGATATCATCTTTTTTACCTATTTTCGATGGATCTTTTCAAATAAAAAAAAATGAATTATCAAGAGATAATCTAAAAAGAGGTTTTTTTATGTTAAAAATAGGATTATTTTTAATGTTACTTGTTCCTGTTTTCAAAACTATAACAGGAACACCTCCATATATGGGTATGATGTTTTCTCTTGGAATTCTTCTTTGTATAGTTAAAAATTATAAATCTAAATCAAAATCTGTTTTAGAAGATATTTTTAAAAAAATGGATTTTTCTAGTATTTTGTTTTTTCTGGGCATTTTGCTTTCAGTTTCATCTTTAGAAGCATTAGGAAAATTATATGATTTATCTCATTGGATTAATGAAACTGTTTATACATGGAAAATAACAACTTTTATATTTGGATTTATTTCTTCTATTATAGATAATGTTCCTTTAGTAGCAGCTACTATTTCTATGTTTTCTTATCCAATTAATCATGATTTATGGCATTTTATAGCTTATGTATCTGGAACAGGAGGAAGTATTTTACTTATAGGATCTGCCGCAGGAGTAGCAGCTATGGGAATGGAAAAAATAGATTTTTTTTGGTATTTGAAAAAGATTAGTTGGATAGCTTTAATTGGATATATATCTGGATTTATTTTTCTCTTGATTTAA
- the eno gene encoding phosphopyruvate hydratase gives MSKIKSIHARQILDSRGTPTIEVDVITEQNILGRSSVPSGASKGENEAFELRDNEKDFFCGKGVLKAVCNVNKIISPELIGKSIFDQIYIDKLMLELDGTINKKRLGANAILAVSLSVAKAASNELKIPLRQYIGGIYANTLPIPLINIVNGGRHSNAPITFQEFMIIPVKANSFLESLQMGYKVFYQLKDILQKRGLSTSVGDEGGFSPNFNGIEDVLDHILDAIHMANYVPYDQIGIAIDCAASEFYNKDYKYYDYSKFDNKTGNSKKSKEEHVNYLSYLIKRYPIISIEDGMDQNDWDGWKLLTDEIGTDIQLVGDDLFVTQTRKLNEGIEKKIANSILIKVNQVGTLTETIETINLAKKNKYRNIISHRSGETEDSFISDFTVALNIEQIKTGSICRSERVSKYNQLLRIEEELGKHAYYPIWNNNTE, from the coding sequence ATGAGTAAAATTAAAAGTATTCATGCTAGACAGATCTTAGATTCAAGAGGAACTCCCACTATAGAAGTGGATGTAATAACGGAACAAAATATTTTAGGACGTTCATCCGTTCCATCTGGTGCTTCAAAAGGGGAAAATGAGGCTTTTGAATTGCGTGATAATGAAAAAGATTTTTTTTGTGGTAAAGGAGTATTAAAAGCTGTTTGCAATGTGAATAAGATTATATCTCCTGAATTAATAGGAAAATCTATTTTTGATCAAATTTATATTGATAAATTAATGTTAGAATTAGATGGAACAATTAATAAAAAAAGATTAGGAGCTAATGCTATTTTAGCTGTTTCATTATCAGTAGCAAAAGCCGCATCTAATGAACTAAAAATACCTCTTCGTCAATATATAGGGGGTATTTATGCAAATACACTTCCTATTCCTTTAATTAATATTGTAAATGGAGGGAGGCATTCTAATGCTCCTATAACCTTTCAAGAATTTATGATAATTCCAGTTAAAGCTAATTCCTTTTTAGAATCTCTTCAAATGGGATATAAAGTTTTTTATCAGTTAAAAGATATTTTACAAAAAAGAGGTTTATCAACAAGTGTTGGTGACGAAGGTGGATTTTCTCCTAATTTTAATGGAATAGAAGATGTTTTAGACCATATATTAGATGCTATCCATATGGCAAATTATGTTCCTTATGATCAAATAGGAATAGCTATAGATTGTGCAGCTTCTGAATTTTATAATAAAGATTATAAATATTATGACTATTCTAAATTTGATAATAAAACAGGAAATTCAAAAAAATCTAAAGAAGAACATGTTAATTATTTATCTTACTTAATTAAAAGGTATCCAATTATATCTATTGAAGATGGAATGGATCAAAATGATTGGGATGGATGGAAATTATTAACTGATGAAATAGGAACTGATATTCAGTTAGTAGGAGATGATCTTTTTGTTACTCAAACTCGTAAATTAAATGAGGGAATTGAAAAAAAAATAGCAAATTCTATTCTCATAAAAGTAAATCAAGTAGGAACTTTAACAGAAACAATTGAAACAATTAATTTAGCTAAAAAAAATAAGTACAGGAATATTATATCTCATCGTTCTGGAGAAACGGAAGACTCCTTTATATCGGATTTTACTGTTGCATTAAATATTGAACAAATTAAAACAGGTTCTATTTGTCGCTCTGAAAGAGTTTCAAAATATAATCAATTGTTACGTATTGAAGAAGAATTAGGGAAACATGCATATTATCCAATATGGAATAATAATACAGAATAA